The Camelina sativa cultivar DH55 chromosome 14, Cs, whole genome shotgun sequence genome includes a window with the following:
- the LOC104739493 gene encoding nuclear transcription factor Y subunit B-4-like, translated as MTDEDRLLPIANVGRLMKQILPSNAKISKEAKQTVQECATEFISFVTCEASDKCHRENRKTVNGDDIWWALSTLGLDNYADAVGRHLYKYREAERERAEHNKGSNDSGNEKGPSTRSDLQSQSTKFIRVVEKGSSSTAR; from the coding sequence atgacagATGAAGATAGGTTATTACCAATAGCCAATGTAGGGAGACTTATGAAACAAATCTTACCATCAAATGCGAAGATctcaaaagaagcaaaacaaacagTTCAAGAGTGTGCAACGGAGTTCATAAGCTTTGTTACATGCGAAGCCTCGGACAAGTGCCACAGGGAGAATCGAAAGACGGTGAATGGTGACGACATCTGGTGGGCTCTCAGCACTCTCGGCCTTGATAACTATGCTGACGCCGTGGGTAGGCATCTTTACAAGTACCGTGAAGCCGAGCGAGAAAGAGCTGAGCACAACAAAGGTAGCAATGATAGTGGGAACGAGAAAGGACCCAGTACTAGAAGTGATCTACAGAGTCAGTCGACAAAGTTTATTAGAGTTGTTGAGAAGGGAAGCAGCTCCACGGCCCGTTGA